CCGGCGCTCACGGTCGTGCTCGGCGCCATCGTCGGGTGGGTCATGTTCTCGACGCTCGGCCCGGTATACAACACGGCGGTCAGTATGGGCGCGATGTGATGAAACGCTGCGTACTGCTTTTTTCCGGACACTACATGACCGCCTATCTGCGCGCGGGTTCGCAGTGCACCGTGCAGGGGTTTGCGCCCGACGAACACGGCAAGCAGGCGTTCAGCGAATTTCTGCGTGCGCATCCGCGCCTCAATTTCCGTCTGCTCACGGACGTTATCGAAGAAGAGTTCGTGCGCGATACCCTGCCGCGGGTCTACGGGCAGGACCGCAAGGCGGTATACGAACGCAACCTGAACCGCTATTTCCGCGAATCCCGATATCGCCACGTCCACCTGCTGGGCCGGCCCCGCGGTCGACACCAGGAGGTGCTGCTGTCGGCCATCACCAACAACGAGCTGCTCAAGCCGTGGCTTCAGCGCCTGCAGGATGCGAAGGCCGCCGTGGAGGGCATCTACTCCGCGCCGCTGGTCGGCGAGGACATCGTCAGCCGTCTGGGTGCGAACAAGGGCTATGTCCTGCTGGTCAGTCAGCAGGGGGCGCAATCGTTGCGCCAGGGATTGTATCTGGACGGCCGGCTGCAACTCAGCCGGCAGGCGCCGCTGCGCCGGGCGGGCGACCGGGCGGACGGCCAGCGGGTGGCCGAGGAGGTCCGGCGTGCGCGCACCTATCTCGACAACCGGCGCCTGATCCCGGCGGGCTCGCGCCTGCGGGTACTGGTCGTGGCCAACAGCGAGGGCCATCGCAACGAACTGTTGCAGGATCTGGTTTCCGACGACCGCCTGGGATACGAAATCCTCGAACGGGCCCGGGTTGCGCGCCACCTGAAGCTGCCGAAGTCTTTGCCGACCGATTACAGCAGCGCCCTGTACGCGTGCTTTTTGCTCAACCAGTCCTGGCCTGCCAACCATTACGCCGGGATGCAGGAACGGCACTACTTCCTGCACAAACGCGCGGGCGAAGCGGGTGTTGCCCTGGCCGGCGCGGCGCTGCTCGCCGCGCTGTGGTGGGGCGGCGATGCCGTTCTGGACGGCATGCGCCTGCAGACCCAGACCGAAACGGCGCGCATGCATGCCGTGCAACTGGAGGAAGCCAACCGCCGCATGCAGTCCAGCCAGGAACCCGGACTACCCGGGCCGCGCGTGCTGGAATCCATCGTGCTGACCGCCAGGCGGCTGCAGGCATCCTCGCAGCACCGGCCGAAGGACCTGATGGTCCCCGTCAGCCGCGTGCTGGACCGTTTCCCGAACGTGGTTCTGCACCGCTTCGACTGGGCCTGGGGATCGGGCGAACGGTTCGACATGCAGCAGGGGCGGCTGGAAGCGGTACATGTTCCCGGGGCGCCGGCCGGCACCGTGGTCTACGAAGCGGCTTATATGAAGCTGGATCTGGTCAATTACCAAAATCGCTACGCCCAGGCCATCGCTCTGGCGGGCGAGGTGATCAGCGCATTGCGCAAGCTCGACCATGTGGTCCAGGTGAAGGTGTTGCATATGCCGCTGGATATCGATGCCGACAAGGAGATTCGCGGCAATACGGGGACGTCGGTCGATCTCGAGGGCGACGCCAAGGCCTCCCTGGAACTGGTTGTCGTGGCCCGCATGCCCCAAACCGAGGCGCTCGCCGATGCCGGCCGTTGATTGGCGTTATCTGAGGGCCTACCTGTTGATCAGCGGGATATTGCTTGCCGTCGCGGGCGGCACGCTGCTGGCCGCGTTGCACTGGCGGGACGCACGGCAGGTCGCCTACGACGCCGTACATGCACGGGAGGCGAGTCTGCAGAACACCTTCAATGAACTGGCCGAGGCCCGCGCGGCCTACGACCAGTATGCCGCACCCTACCGCGAGTTCGTGAAAGACGGCGTGATCGGCAAGGGTGCGCGCCTGGAATACCTGAGCGCGCTGCAGCAGGCCAATACCCGCCTCAAGCTGGGCGTGCTGACCTACACGCTCCAGCCCCGCGAACAACTGCACGATGCCGGCGCGCAAACCGGCGGCGGCAACATCGCGGTGTATGCGACGCGGATGAAGGTCGGCATGCAGGCGCTGCACGGCGGGGATTTGATCAACCTCGTCGACAGCCTGGGTGATCACGGCTTCAGCAAGCTGATGCAGGTGCGTTACTGCTCCCTCAAGGCCCTGTACCAGGGCAACCAGCCCGATCTAAGCGGTCGGTCGCCCAACCTGGCCGTGGACTGCGGGTTCGAGTGGACCACGCTGGAACAACAGGGTGACCTGTTTCCGGCGGCGCCGGCGGGGGGTGGTTCGTGAAGCGGGCATACGGCCTGATGTTGCTGCTGCTGATCGGTACGGCACAGGCCGATCCGCTGGGGCGGCTGTTTCTGACCCCGGCCCAGCGGCAGGTGCTGGACAGCGAACGCCGCGCCCTGTCGAGCAAACCGGCGGGCGGGGGAGACGAACCCGTGGCGACCGTGCAGTTGCCGCGTTACATCCGCTTCAACGGCTTGGTCGAGCGCAGTGACGGACTCGACGCGGCATGGGTCAACGACGCGAGCACGCTGAAGGGCGAGGTCCTGCCCGACCGTCTCCGCGTGGAGATCCGCCATTTGCGGGACGGCCGCATCCGTCTGCGGCTGCCGGACGGTCATCGCGTCTATCTCAAGCCGGGGCAGGTGTACGACCGCGACAGCGGCAAGGTACTGGAGGGATATCAGGTGCCGGCATCCACACCGGCGGCCCCGGTCGCAACAGCCGGCGCCGAGGCCGCAGCGAAAAAACAGTCCCCGCCCCTCGTGCCGCCGCAAAAGGATGGCGGGCCGTGAGACGCCAGCGTGGCGTCGCCCTGCTGATCCTGTTCCTGCTGCTGGCCGTGACCGGCCTGACCCTGTTCGTGACGGCGCATACGGACATTCGGCCTAGACTCGATCAGATGCAGCGCAGCCAGCAGGCCCTGCGCTGGGCGCGGGAGGCGCTCATCGGCTACGCCGTCAACTATCCCGAGATTTCCGGTACCCGCGGACCGGGGTTCCTGCCCTGCCCGGATACGGACGGCAACGGGGTGCCGAACCCGCCCTGCAGCACGGGCGGTGTGGGTACGGTGGGGCAGCTGCCCTGGAAGACGCTGGGCATCGACCAGTTGCGCGACGGCACCGGCGCGCCGCTGTGGTATGCGGTGTCCAACAACTTCGCGAATTTCCCCGGCTCCCTGACCATCAACAGCGACACCCGCGGCAGCATCACGCTGCGCAACAGCGGCAACGCCGTCATCAACAACGGCACCGACGATTCCGCGGTGGTGGCTGTCGTCATCGCCCCGGGCTCACCGCTGCAACGCCAGGACGGTTTCAATCAGACCGGGCGCGCAAGCCAGCCGTACAACCCGCGCCAGTTTCTCGATATCGCCTACGGCGAAGACAACGCCAACTTCACCAACAACACCCTCAACGGCTTCATCATGGGGCCGGTGCGGGATGCGGCGGGCCACGTCATCGCCAACGATCTGGTCCTGCCCATTACCCGCGGTGAATTGTTGGCTGCGGTGGAAAAGCGGATCGCGGGCGACCTGCGCGACACGCTGAATGCCTACCGGGTGGCCTGCGGGGTCTATCCCTGGGCGGCGTCGTACGGCAATCCGCTCACGGCGACGTACACCAGCAGCCCCTCGCTGCGCGAAGGGCTGTTGCCCGTGGTGACGGCGCTGCCATACAACTGGGGCGCTTCCTGTGCCGGTGGCAACGCGCCGACCCTGCCGGCCTGGTTCACCGCGGACGACTGGCAGGCCGTGAGCTATTACGCGCTGGCGCCGGCGGCCTGCACGCCGGGGGTGAATTGCCTGACGGTGCAGAATGCGCCGGCACCGAACAACAACGTCAACGCACTGGTCATCCTGGATGGCCCGGCGCTGGCCGGACAAACGCGACCGTCCGGCAGCCCGGGCAATTACCTGGAGGGGCAGAATGCCTCCCCGGGCGACGACGTGTTCGAGCGCAACGCCACTTCGAGCAGCTTCAACGATCAGCTGCGTATCGTGTCGCCATAACCGATGCACGCACGGGAAACGTCATGAAACAGTCCAGTCATTCACCCCAAGCGGGGTTTACACTGGTCGAACTGGCCGTGGTACTGGTCATCGTCGGCCTGTTGATCGGCGGCGTTCTGCTGCCGCTCGGCCAGCGCGTCGAAACCAACCGCATCAAGGAGACCCAGGCGCGCCTCGACGCCGTGAAGCAGGCTCTGATCGGTTTCGCCATTCAGCATGGACGGCTGCCGTGCCCCGCTGCGCCGAATATCGCGACCGGCGCCACCAACGCCGGCGTGGAGCGCGCCACCTGCACCACGGCGGCGACCTCCTGGGGCGTGGTGCCCTGGCAGACCCTGGGGGTGGAGGAAACCGATGCCTGGGGCCGGCGCTTCGGATATCGGGTCACGCCGGCCTACGCCAGTGCGGCACCGACCTTCACGTTGGCGACGGCCGGCACCCTCTACGTGCTTCCGGCGTCGACCACGCCGCTGAGCGGTGCGCTGGCGGCGCAGGTGCCCGCGGTAATCGTGTCCTTCGGTAAAAACGGGCGCGGCGGCTACACCTCGAGCGGCACTCAGGGGCCGACCGGCGGTGCCGGTGCCGACGAGCAGGACAATTTCAACGGTGCGGCGAACGACAATTTCGTCAGCCATGTCGAGAGTTCGAATTTCGACGATGACGTCGTGTGGCTGCCGACCTCGGTGTTGATGTACAACATGGTTCAGGCCGGCCGCCTGCCCTGATCCCCATCGCTGCGCCGGCGCAGTCCAAAGCAGACATGCCCCGGCTCGTTGTGTGCCAGCCGCAGATCAAAGCCGTTGCGGGCGGCGAGCCGGCCGGCCTGATACAGGCCGACGCCGAGGCCGTTCGCCGAATCCACCGGTTCATGCAGCAGTTGCGCGGCGATGTCCGGCGCGACGGCCGCCCCGCTGTCGCAAACCGTCAGGCGCAGTTCATGCTCGTCCGCATCCAGCGTCACGCGGATGCTCAGGTCCGGCATGGTCAGTCGTTTGCGGCGCGCGTTGTCGATCAGGTTGTCGGCGGCCGTGTCGAAAACCGCCTCGGGCACTTCCGTATCCACCGAGAGGCGGGCGACGAATTCCAGCTCCCTGCCGTGGTGGCGTGCCTGCAGCGCCTCCCACCAGTCGCGTAGCGGGACGCGGACCGTGTCCTCCCCGGCCGTCGGCGTCTGCAGCTTGTTCAGCGTGGACTGGAGACGCTCGCCGAGCAACGGCAGCTGTTGCTCGATCAGCTGGAAAGCCTGTTCGCGCTGCCCGGGACCGGCGGTCTGCACGATGCCGGTAAGTCCGTGCAGGGATTGCAGCAGGTTTTTGATGTCATGCGTGAGCTTGCTGCCCGTCTCGTGGATTGCCTCCAGGCGGGCCTGGCGGGCCAGCGTCTCTTCACGGCATTTGGCGGCGTACAGCAGCCACAGCAGTTGCAGCAGCAGCCGGGCATGGGTCTGGGCCGCGCCGCTCAGCCGGTGGCGGGAAAACAGCGTCAGCAGTATGCCGTCGCGCTCGA
The window above is part of the Gammaproteobacteria bacterium genome. Proteins encoded here:
- a CDS encoding type II secretion system protein; translation: MKQSSHSPQAGFTLVELAVVLVIVGLLIGGVLLPLGQRVETNRIKETQARLDAVKQALIGFAIQHGRLPCPAAPNIATGATNAGVERATCTTAATSWGVVPWQTLGVEETDAWGRRFGYRVTPAYASAAPTFTLATAGTLYVLPASTTPLSGALAAQVPAVIVSFGKNGRGGYTSSGTQGPTGGAGADEQDNFNGAANDNFVSHVESSNFDDDVVWLPTSVLMYNMVQAGRLP